The Bacteroides fragilis NCTC 9343 genome includes the window GGCACACTTGACAACCGTTCATTCGGTGGTGCACAGGTATCCCGTACGTTCTATGCCCGCGGCCAGACCGGACAGCAGCTGTTGCTGGGCGCTTATTCAGCATTGAGCCGTCAGGTACAAAAAGGTACTGTTAAACTTTACACTCGTTACGAAATGCTCGACCTCGTTGTAATTGAAGGACGTGCGCGCGGTATCATTGCCCGTAACCTCGTAACTGGTGAAATCGAACGTTTCGCTGCTCACGCTGTAGTTATCGGTACAGGTGGTTACGGAAACGCATTCTTCCTTTCTACCAACGCTATGGGTTCCAACGGTTCAGTTGCCATCCAGTGCTATAAGAAAGGTGCTTATTTTGCCAATCCTTGTTTCGCTCAGATTCACCCGACTTGTATCCCCGTACACGGTGACAAGCAGTCTAAGCTGACATTGATGTCTGAATCACTTCGTAACGACGGTCGCATCTGGGTTCCGAAGAAGATTGAAGATGCCAAAGCATTGCAGGCAGGCACTAAAAAGCCGACCGAAATTCCTGATGAAGACCGTGACTTCTATCTGGAACGCCGTTACCCGGCATTCGGTAACCTTGTTCCGCGTGACGTTGCTTCACGTGCAGCCAAAGAACGTTGTGATGCCGGTTTCGGTGTGAACAATACCGGTTTGGCCGTCTTCCTCGATTTCAAATATGCTATCGATCGTCTGGGTGAGGACGTGGTTCGTGCCCGTTATGGTAACCTCTTCGACATGTACGAAGAAATCACTGACGAGAACCCGTACAAGACTCCGATGATGATATTCCCCGCTATCCACTACACCATGGGTGGTATCTGGGTTGATTATGAATTGATGACTTCTATCCCGGGTCTGTTCGCTATCGGTGAAGCCAACTTCTCCGACCACGGTGCTAACCGCTTGGGTGCATCTGCATTGATGCAGGGTCTGGCTGACGGATACTTCGTATTGCCTTACACTATCCAGAACTACCTGGCCGATCAGATTCAGGTTCCGCGCTTCTCTACCGACCTGCCGGAATTTGCTGCAGCCGAAAAGGAAGTGAAAGATAAGATCCAGAAGATCAAAGCCGTAAACGGAAAACACTCTGTTGACTCTATCCACAAGAAACTGGGTCACATCATGTGGGACTTCGTAGGTATGGCCCGTACAAAAGAATCTCTGCAGAAAGCCCTGACAGGCATTGAAGAGGTGAAGAAAGATTTCTGGACCAACGTTCGCATCCCGGGTGATGTAAACGAACTGAACGTAGAACTGGAAAAAGCACTTCGTCTGATCGACTTCATTGAAGTAGGTATGCTGATGGCTCGCGACGGTTTGAACCGTGAAGAATCTTGCGGTGGACACTTCCGTACCGAATACCAGACCCCGGAAGGTGAAGCGTTACGTGACGATAAGAACTTCTCATACGTAGCTTGCTGGAAATACACCGGTGAAAATTCAGAACCGGAGTTGATCAAAGAAGATTTGAACTACCAGTTCGTAAAAGTTCAGACTCGTAACTACAAGTCATAATTCGGCTAATCAATTAAAGGAAAACAAAAATGGATAAAAATATATCATTCACACTGAAGGTATGGCGCCAGAAAGGCCCGAAAGCAAAAGGTGCTTTTGAAACATATCAAATGAAAGATATCCCGGGCGATACGTCGTTCCTCGAAATGCTGGATATCCTGAACGAACAGATTATTAATGACGGTGGCGAACCTATCGTATTCGACCATGACTGCCGCGAAGGTATCTGCGGTATGTGTTCTCTTTACATCAACGGACACCCGCACGGACCTGCGACAGGTGCTACTACCTGCCAGATGTATATGCGTCGCTTCAAAGATGGAGACACCATCACAGTTGAACCTTGGCGTTCTGCCGGTTTCCCGGTAATCCGTGACTTGATGGTTGACCGTTCGGCTTATGACAAGATCATGCAGGCCGGTGGTTACGTAAGCGTAAACACAGGTGCTCCTCAGGATGCCAACGCTATCCTTATCTCTAAGGATATCGCCGACGAGGCTATGGATGCCGCTGCATGTATCGGTTGCGGTGCTTGTGTAGCTGCTTGTAAGAATGGTTCTGCCATGTTGTTCGTATCAGCTAAGGTCAGCCAGCTGAACCTCCTTCCACAAGGAAAGGTAGAAGCAGCACGCCGTGCAAAAGCTATGCTTTCTAAGATGGACGAACTGGGATTCGGTAACTGTACAAACACACGTGCTTGTGAAGCAGAGTGTCCGAAGAACATTTCAATCAGCAACATCGCTCGTTTGAACCGCGATTTCATCATCGCAAAACTGAAAGACTAAGCACAACTTAGCATTTGATTAATAAGTAGGAAAATTCCCCACCGGTATCGGTGGGGAATTTTTGTATATGGAGAGCAGTGTTATCTCTTACGGCGCTTACGATACCAGATGATAAAGCCGGTCACAGGAAGTGAAGCACCCGTCAGGCTCGCAAGGAACATTATAATTTTACCGGGAAGCCCCCAGATGCGCCCGTCATGAATCTCCAGATTCATACGACGGAACTTATCGGCGGGAGAGGCCTCGGTATATTTACCGGCATAAGGACCGGCTCCTTTCAAAGAAACCAGTGTATACCGGTCAAAAAACAAATTATCGGTACGGTAGTAAGACCCTCTTTTATGTACAACACTGACCCGGTAAACACCATCGGCTTGTCCGGGTAAAGCAAAATAAAAGGTCTTGGCAGCAGGTTCTTCAAGGCGTAGCTGAGTATAAAGTCTGTCCAAAGGGTTTGTCACACGATTGACAACCTGCAATGTATCGGATACCGGTAAAACGTAGGGCTTCAACTCTTCACCACCCGAAGTGATGCTGTACACGCCTCTGCTAAACCAATTCAGGCTAAATATCAATCCGGTAAAACATAATACGGCCAGCACCAATGCAGCATAAAAACCCGCAACATTATGCAGGTCGAAGTTAAGCCTTGAAAAGGTAAAGGGGCGTTTCAGAGTCAACCGTTGCACAAGTGCCTTGCGTGTCCAGCTTCTGGGCCACCAAAGTATCACTCCCGTTATCAGGGTGATGAGGAAAATCAATACACTGTAACCAACAATCGGACTCCCGATCTCCCTGGGGAGCCATAAAGTGCGATGCCCGCTAAGCACCAACCGGAAGAAATCGAAATCACCGTTATGATTCACTACCGACTTCAATACCTGTCCGCTATACGGATTGATAAAAACAGTACTCATCCCTGCTTCCGGCTGATAGTAGTCCACCCAGGCCGCATCCGATCTTTCACCGTAAGTGATGGCTGTGGCCGAAGCTCCTCCCATGACAGAATCCGCTATCGCAAGTAAGCGGGAAGGCGGCAAAAACTCTTTCTCCAATGGAGCTACAAAGCGCCAAGGTTGTGTGGCATCGGTAATTTCGTCTTTAAATGCATACATGCAGCCGGTGATGCAGACTATGAATACCACAATACCCGAAAGCAATCCAAGCCATAAATGAAGTTTCGCACAAGCCTTCCGAAAAGTCTTATTCATCTCCTATCAATCCAGACGGAAGAAACCGCCGACAAACGTGGTTGAAACTTTAGCTCCCCTGACCGCAGTAGCCGCCTGAGGATCTACCTGATAAATGTAAGTACCCTCTGAAGCAGTGACCGGACGATAAACATAACCTCCGTCTACCAGAGCGGCAAAACGCCGTCCGCCATCTCCGTTATGCACCGGAATCTCTTTAATGTCACGTACCGTTTTATTATTAAGATCGATAATGCAGCATTTCAAACTCTTATCTCCCCAACGGTCGGCGGATGTCTGCGGACTGATGGTGCTGACCTCGGCAAATACCAGACCATTACCGATATATTTGATATGGGCAGGTTTCAATCCTCCCGAAACCGTCTCAAAGTCAAAATAGTAGTCATCAAAATGCGTCTCACCTTTAGGGATACGAAGGAAAGCAGCATTCTTGGTACTTTGTGAGAATCCGTTGGCAATGGCAGAATTAGACATGATGTACATATCGCCGGACTCTACCTTAAAAATACCGTTAAATGCATTCCACGAACCGGCAGGACCGGTACGCGTATCTTTCATCAATGTCTTAAACTGCATATCCGGATAAGAGTATACCGCAACAAAAGTAGTATCGGTATATAAAGTCTCAAAAGTGGAAGGGTTCATCGGAAAATAAGTAACGTACACATTACCTTCACTATAACACATACCCGTGATACTCGGCCATTCGAGTTGATTCAGCGGAAATACCGGAGCTTTGACCTGAGAAGTGATAGAAACATCACTGATATTTACGGTATATAAGGTCATTTGATCCCCACTCTCCTTATTAGCCGGAAGTTCAAGGCCGATCATGTTCTGCCCGTCCATTTGTGTAAACGCATTCAGCGAACTGTTAAAGACAAAGTCTCCACGCTCCGTCAGATAGCCGTTTGCATCACGTACAATTCCGGTTGCACTGGTCAGTCCCAGTCCGCCAATACTGAACACCGTTTGTCCGGCCTGTTCATAATCACGATATCCGTTTTGCTCGATACCTTTGGCCACCGCGTTGATTGTTCCGGACATCAATTCGGGTGCAGTAACCACATAATAAGTGGTAGTCCCATTGGAATTGATACCCAGGCTGAGTACATAGGGAGCAAAAGGAGTTTCCTCATTTCCCAATCCTTCTTCTTCACATGCCGTGACACCCAATAAAAGGCAGGCAGCAAGGAGATACATATAAATTCGATACATTGTAATCATCAGACTTTTTTATTTACTAAAGAAATATCTCAGTTTCACATTAAAGGCACGCCCGGGTTTCTGCAAGCGGTAGTTATCATACAGCTTTTGATTGGTCAGATTGGTACACTCCACAACCACACTATACTTTCCGTTGTCCATTGAATACCCCAATGCCAGATCGTGTGAGAACTGTTCGGGGATTACTTTTTTAGAGCTTTTTGCACCCAAGCCCGGGAACGAAAGATAATACGAATGAATATAATTAAGATTATAGTCAAACGTCAGCACAGAGTTTCTCCAAATCAAATCGTGAAAACGAACCCCTGCATCGGCATTAGCAAACAAATAAGGGATGTTCGGCAAACGCTCTTTATAGGTAATATTCTCTGTGATACCTTCGCCGACAAAGCTGTCCTTCGTCTTCTCATATCGCTGCCGGTCGGTAATGTCCTGATAAGTAAAACCGGCTCCCGTATGGAACAGATCTTTATAGTTATATCTGACAGCAGCCTCAACACCCTTTGTCAACACCTTACCCAGATTCTCGTAACCGGTGGTCGGATTACTGGTCAGGCTGACCCCTTTCAGGATAAAGTCTGTCGTATAACGATAAATGAAGTTTCCATCAGCCGAAAGTTGATGGGCCCCGAAAGTTTGAATGAAGCTCAACCCCAGATTCAAATTCCGGCTGCTTTCCGGTTTTAAATCCGGATTCCGCTGCTGAATCAACCCGTCCCCAAACATTTCGATACTTTCCGGCAAACGATAGGCATGCTCGTAAGAGAACTTAGCCTGCAAAGAGGGTAAGATATAATAAGTAGCCGCCGCACCGTATCCGAAATTGGTTTTATGATCCCGCACTTTTTCCCAACGGGCATTCTCTGTATATTCATCCAACCGCTTATAGGTAGAACTGTACAACTTATACATCTTTCCGAATACATTGGCATTCCAACGATCATAGCGGATCTGCCATCCCAAGCCTGTGATATTCTTAGTCAGTTGCTGAGGTACATTGTTGTTTTCATCATCCGGCCGTACTTTATCATTCATGGTTCTCCGCATAGCAGAAACCACATGGTTCAGTATCAATGATTGGTGAC containing:
- a CDS encoding DUF4374 domain-containing protein is translated as MITMYRIYMYLLAACLLLGVTACEEEGLGNEETPFAPYVLSLGINSNGTTTYYVVTAPELMSGTINAVAKGIEQNGYRDYEQAGQTVFSIGGLGLTSATGIVRDANGYLTERGDFVFNSSLNAFTQMDGQNMIGLELPANKESGDQMTLYTVNISDVSITSQVKAPVFPLNQLEWPSITGMCYSEGNVYVTYFPMNPSTFETLYTDTTFVAVYSYPDMQFKTLMKDTRTGPAGSWNAFNGIFKVESGDMYIMSNSAIANGFSQSTKNAAFLRIPKGETHFDDYYFDFETVSGGLKPAHIKYIGNGLVFAEVSTISPQTSADRWGDKSLKCCIIDLNNKTVRDIKEIPVHNGDGGRRFAALVDGGYVYRPVTASEGTYIYQVDPQAATAVRGAKVSTTFVGGFFRLD
- a CDS encoding PepSY-associated TM helix domain-containing protein, yielding MNKTFRKACAKLHLWLGLLSGIVVFIVCITGCMYAFKDEITDATQPWRFVAPLEKEFLPPSRLLAIADSVMGGASATAITYGERSDAAWVDYYQPEAGMSTVFINPYSGQVLKSVVNHNGDFDFFRLVLSGHRTLWLPREIGSPIVGYSVLIFLITLITGVILWWPRSWTRKALVQRLTLKRPFTFSRLNFDLHNVAGFYAALVLAVLCFTGLIFSLNWFSRGVYSITSGGEELKPYVLPVSDTLQVVNRVTNPLDRLYTQLRLEEPAAKTFYFALPGQADGVYRVSVVHKRGSYYRTDNLFFDRYTLVSLKGAGPYAGKYTEASPADKFRRMNLEIHDGRIWGLPGKIIMFLASLTGASLPVTGFIIWYRKRRKR
- a CDS encoding succinate dehydrogenase/fumarate reductase iron-sulfur subunit, producing the protein MDKNISFTLKVWRQKGPKAKGAFETYQMKDIPGDTSFLEMLDILNEQIINDGGEPIVFDHDCREGICGMCSLYINGHPHGPATGATTCQMYMRRFKDGDTITVEPWRSAGFPVIRDLMVDRSAYDKIMQAGGYVSVNTGAPQDANAILISKDIADEAMDAAACIGCGACVAACKNGSAMLFVSAKVSQLNLLPQGKVEAARRAKAMLSKMDELGFGNCTNTRACEAECPKNISISNIARLNRDFIIAKLKD
- a CDS encoding fumarate reductase/succinate dehydrogenase flavoprotein subunit; the protein is MTKIDSKIPEGQLAEKWSNYKAHQKLVNPANKRRLDIIVVGTGLAGASAAASLGEMGFRVFNFCIQDSPRRAHSIAAQGGINAAKNYQNDGDSVYRLFYDTIKGGDYRAREANVYRLAEVSNAIIDQCVAQGVPFARDYGGTLDNRSFGGAQVSRTFYARGQTGQQLLLGAYSALSRQVQKGTVKLYTRYEMLDLVVIEGRARGIIARNLVTGEIERFAAHAVVIGTGGYGNAFFLSTNAMGSNGSVAIQCYKKGAYFANPCFAQIHPTCIPVHGDKQSKLTLMSESLRNDGRIWVPKKIEDAKALQAGTKKPTEIPDEDRDFYLERRYPAFGNLVPRDVASRAAKERCDAGFGVNNTGLAVFLDFKYAIDRLGEDVVRARYGNLFDMYEEITDENPYKTPMMIFPAIHYTMGGIWVDYELMTSIPGLFAIGEANFSDHGANRLGASALMQGLADGYFVLPYTIQNYLADQIQVPRFSTDLPEFAAAEKEVKDKIQKIKAVNGKHSVDSIHKKLGHIMWDFVGMARTKESLQKALTGIEEVKKDFWTNVRIPGDVNELNVELEKALRLIDFIEVGMLMARDGLNREESCGGHFRTEYQTPEGEALRDDKNFSYVACWKYTGENSEPELIKEDLNYQFVKVQTRNYKS